In a genomic window of Epinephelus lanceolatus isolate andai-2023 chromosome 3, ASM4190304v1, whole genome shotgun sequence:
- the dla gene encoding delta-like protein A → MYLFNMGRVILLTLAVMSMLLCQGFCSGVFELKLQEFLNKKGVQGNKNCCKGGLTSSFQQQCECKTFFRICLKHYQPNASPEPPCTYGGAVTPVLGSNSFQVPDVIPESSFTNPIRINFGFTWPGTFSLIIEALHTDSKDDLSTENPDRVISTMTTQRHLTVGEEWSQDLHTVGWTELKYSYRFVCDEHYYGDGCSVFCRPRDDAFGHFTCGERGEIVCDAGWKGQYCTEPICLPGCDEEHGFCEKPGECKCRVGFKGRYCDECIRYPGCLHGTCQQPWQCNCQEGWGGLFCNQDLNYCTHHKPCMNGATCSNTGQGSYTCSCKPGFTGASCEIQVNECAGNPCRNGGSCTDLENTYTCTCPHGFYGNNCELSAMTCADGPCSNGGRCADNPDGGYFCQCPTGYAGFNCEKKIDHCTSSPCSNGAHCVDLVNSYLCQCPDGFTGMNCDHTGDECSMYPCQNGGTCQEGPDGYTCTCPPGYTGRNCSSPISRCEHNPCHNGATCHERNSRYVCACVPGYGGRNCQFLLPEHAAIRGSEVPWMAVGSGVALVLLLLAGCAVLVGFFRSKVQRGGQVETVGEGETINNLTNNCHRSDRDLAVSVMPTPGVKNINKKMDFCSSDPDEGSSPGRSSYKSRHPPADYNLVHEVNYEQAAKEAMLEAACEEKCQSLDSFEFEEKRSKRLKCDASEKKAPEMSACADTKYKSVFVMSEEKDECIIATEV, encoded by the exons atgtatttatttaatatggGGCGCGTCATCCTGCTGACTCTTGCCGTCATGTCCATGTTGCTGTGCCAG GGGTTTTGTTCGGGAGTTTTTGAGCTGAAGTTGCAGGAGTTCCTAAACAAGAAGGGAGTACAGGGCAACAAAAACTGCTGTAAGGGAGGTCTGACTTCGTCTTTCCAGCAGCAGTGCGAATGTAAAACCTTCTTCAGGATCTGTCTCAAGCACTACCAGCCCAACGCCTCCCCGGAGCCTCCGTGCACCTACGGCGGCGCTGTGACGCCCGTGCTCGGTTCCAACTCGTTCCAGGTCCCCGATGTCATCCCGGAGAGTTCATTCACAAACCCCATCAGGATTAACTTCGGTTTCACGTGGCCG GGGACCTTCTCGCTGATCATTGAGGCATTACACACCGACTCCAAAGACGACCTCTCCACAG AGAATCCAGACCGCGTTATCAGCACCATGACCACCCAGAGGCATCTGACGGTGGGAGAGGAGTGGTCCCAGGACCTGCACACCGTCGGCTGGACGGAGCTGAAGTACTCGTACCGCTTCGTGTGCGATGAGCACTACTACGGGGACGGCTGCTCGGTGTTCTGCCGGCCGAGAGACGACGCCTTCGGCCACTTCACCTGTGGAGAGCGCGGGGAGATTGTGTGCGACGCCGGGTGGAAGGGACAGTACTGCACTGAAC CAATCTGCCTGCCAGGCTGTGATGAAGAGCACGGCTTCTGCGAGAAACCCGGAGAGTGCAA GTGCAGAGTGGGATTCAAAGGCCGCTACTGCGATGAGTGCATTCGTTATCCAGGCTGCCTCCACGGGACCTGCCAGCAGCCCTGGCAGTGCAACTGTCAGGAGGGCTGGGGGGGACTCTTCTGCAACCAAG ATCTCAACTACTGCACTCACCACAAGCCCTGCATGAATGGAGCCACTTGTAGCAACACTGGTCAGGGCAGCTACACCTGTTCCTGCAAGCCTGGCTTCACTGGGGCCAGCTGTGAGATCCAGGTCAACGAATGCGCTGGAAACCCCTGTCGCAACGGAGGAAGCTGCACT GATTTGGAAAACACATATACCTGCACTTGCCCTCACGGTTTCTATGGCAACAACTGCGAGCTGAGTGCCATGACGTGTGCTGATGGGCCGTGCTCCAACGGTGGCCGCTGTGCTGACAACCCTGACGGAGGCTATTTCTGCCAGTGCCCCACGGGATACGCAGGGTTCAACTGCGAGAAGAAGATTGACCACTGCACCTCCAGCCCCTGCTCCAACG GCGCACACTGTGTGGATCTCGTCAACTCGTACCTCTGTCAGTGTCCAGATGGATTCACTGGCATGAACTGTGACCACACTGGGGATGAGTGTTCGATGTACCCATGCCAAAACGGCGGGACGTGCCAGGAAGGTCCTGATGGTTACACCTGCACCTGCCCACCGGGATACACCGGCCGTAACTGCAGCTCACCCATCAGCCGTTGTGAACACAACCCTTGCCACAACGGCGCCACCTGCCACGAGAGAAACAGCCGCTACGTCTGCGCATGTGTTCCTGGCTACGGTGGCAGAAACTGCCAGTTCTTGCTCCCAGAGCACGCTGCCATCCGCGGGTCAGAGGTGCCCTGGATGGCAGTGGGGTCCGGCGTGGCcctagtgctgctgctgctggcaggATGCGCTGTACTTGTTGGATTTTTCCGATCAAAAGTCCAGCGTGGCGGTCAAGTAGAGACCGTCGGTGAGGGAGAGACAATAAATAATCTAACTAACAACTGTCACCGCAGTGACAGAGACCTGGCGGTCAGTGTGATGCCGACACCAGGCGTCAAAAATATCAACAAGAAGATGGACTTCTGCAGCAGTGATCCTGATGAAGGATCTTCACCAGGGAGGAGCAGCTACAAGAGCCGCCATCCGCCCGCAGACTACAACCTCGTACACGAGGTCAACTACGAGCAGGCGGCTAAAGAGGCCATGCTGGAGGCGGCCTGCGAAGAAAAGTGCCAATCCCTGGACTCATTTGAGTTTGAGGAGAAACGCAGCAAACGTTTAAAATG CGATGCATCAGAAAAGAAAGCCCCAGAAATGTCTGCATGTGCGGACACCAAGtacaaatctgtgtttgtgATGTCAGAGGAAAAGGACGAATGTATAATTGCAACTGAG GTGTAA